One region of Permianibacter fluminis genomic DNA includes:
- a CDS encoding nitroreductase family protein, which produces MTPLDFLLTRRSFPILTAPAPSNDQINTLMQAALRAPDHGNLKPFRFLVCEGEKLTQLGELYARGMQQSGETDSVKLERAKGLPLRAPMVLIAVARIQNNPKIPAQEQLLTAGLATFQLINAAQAMGFGSYWRTGDIAYNPAIWQLLGLTDGEQVIGYVYVGTIKGEPKDTGAAPTPDSIWRYV; this is translated from the coding sequence ATGACCCCTCTCGACTTCCTGCTAACCCGTCGTTCCTTTCCCATCCTTACCGCGCCAGCACCGAGCAATGATCAGATCAACACGCTGATGCAGGCGGCGCTACGGGCACCGGATCACGGCAATCTGAAGCCCTTTCGTTTTCTGGTCTGTGAAGGCGAGAAACTAACGCAGCTTGGTGAGCTGTATGCGCGAGGCATGCAACAGTCCGGCGAAACCGACAGCGTCAAACTGGAACGTGCCAAGGGTTTGCCGCTGCGGGCGCCAATGGTGCTCATTGCGGTGGCCCGCATTCAGAACAACCCGAAAATTCCGGCGCAGGAACAACTGCTGACCGCCGGGCTGGCGACGTTTCAGCTGATCAACGCGGCGCAGGCGATGGGTTTTGGCAGCTACTGGCGCACCGGTGATATTGCCTATAACCCGGCGATTTGGCAGTTGCTCGGCCTGACTGACGGTGAGCAGGTGATTGGTTATGTTTATGTCGGTACGATCAAGGGCGAGCCGAAAGACACCGGCGCGGCGCCGACGCCGGACAGCATCTGGCGCTACGTTTGA
- a CDS encoding zf-TFIIB domain-containing protein translates to MKCPKCKAPMDNVVLEGVEIERCSGCKGLWFDANEEVMLSKIKHAEMLDLGLASLGKEFNSQEPIFCPRCGDKSQLHKMQDPKQPHIEIDRCTSCNGTFFDAGEFTDFKKHDVLDFFKSLAVKVRR, encoded by the coding sequence ATGAAATGTCCGAAGTGCAAAGCGCCAATGGATAATGTGGTGCTGGAAGGCGTGGAAATCGAGCGCTGCAGCGGTTGCAAAGGCTTGTGGTTTGATGCCAACGAAGAAGTGATGCTGAGCAAGATCAAGCATGCCGAAATGCTCGATCTGGGCCTCGCCAGTCTGGGCAAGGAATTCAACAGCCAGGAACCGATTTTCTGCCCGCGCTGCGGCGATAAATCGCAACTGCACAAAATGCAGGATCCGAAACAGCCGCATATCGAGATCGACCGTTGCACCAGCTGCAATGGCACATTCTTCGATGCCGGCGAATTCACCGACTTCAAAAAGCACGACGTGCTGGATTTCTTCAAGTCGCTGGCGGTGAAAGTGCGCCGCTGA
- the gltX gene encoding glutamate--tRNA ligase produces the protein MTVRTRFAPSPTGYLHVGGARTALYSYLYAHRMGGKYVLRIEDTDLERSTDAAVQAIFDGLSWLGLKEDEGPFYQTRRFDRYKDVIQQMLNAGTAYRCSCTKERLEQLRAEQEARKDKPRYDGHCRHNPPADDSKPFVVRFKNPIGGVVAWDDLILGRIEIANDELDDLIIARTDGSPTYNFCVVVDDYDMQISHVIRGNDHVSNTPKQINILLALGATLPQYGHLPMILGQDGQKLSKRHGAVSVIQYRDEGYLPQALLNYLVRLGWSHGDQEIFSMAEMTQFFDVKDVNKSAAAFDTKKLLWLNHHYIKSSPADEVAKHLEWHMQDQNIALAGGPALARVVAAQAERCDNLRTMAAQSRYFYEEFSDYDAVSADKQLTAQTRAALAALREQLAALADWNAVAIHGAVDAVCKALSLGFGKVAPPLRVAITGSTASPSIDITAELIGKSRVLARIDRALAFIDAKAA, from the coding sequence ATGACCGTTCGTACCCGTTTTGCGCCCAGCCCGACCGGCTACCTGCATGTCGGCGGTGCCCGTACCGCGCTGTATTCCTATCTGTATGCCCACCGCATGGGTGGCAAGTATGTGCTGCGGATTGAAGACACTGATCTGGAGCGCTCGACCGATGCCGCAGTGCAGGCCATTTTTGATGGTCTGAGCTGGCTCGGCTTGAAAGAGGACGAAGGTCCGTTCTATCAGACCCGGCGTTTTGATCGCTACAAGGACGTGATTCAGCAAATGCTGAACGCCGGCACGGCGTATCGCTGCAGCTGTACCAAAGAGCGACTGGAGCAGTTGCGTGCCGAGCAGGAAGCGCGCAAGGACAAACCGCGTTACGACGGCCATTGTCGGCATAATCCGCCGGCGGATGACAGCAAGCCGTTTGTCGTGCGATTCAAGAATCCGATTGGCGGCGTGGTGGCTTGGGACGATTTGATCCTCGGCCGCATCGAGATTGCCAACGACGAGCTCGACGATTTGATCATCGCCCGTACCGATGGTTCACCAACGTATAACTTCTGCGTCGTGGTCGACGACTATGACATGCAGATCAGCCACGTCATTCGCGGCAATGATCATGTCTCGAATACGCCCAAGCAGATCAACATCCTGCTGGCGCTTGGCGCGACGCTGCCGCAGTACGGTCACCTGCCGATGATTCTGGGCCAGGATGGCCAGAAACTGTCCAAGCGTCATGGCGCTGTCAGCGTCATCCAGTATCGCGATGAAGGCTATTTGCCGCAGGCGCTGCTCAATTATCTGGTTCGGCTCGGCTGGTCACACGGTGATCAGGAAATTTTCTCGATGGCCGAGATGACTCAGTTTTTCGACGTGAAAGACGTCAACAAATCCGCCGCCGCGTTCGATACCAAAAAACTGTTGTGGCTCAATCATCACTACATCAAGAGCTCGCCAGCCGACGAGGTGGCCAAGCATCTCGAATGGCATATGCAAGACCAGAATATTGCCCTTGCTGGCGGCCCGGCACTGGCGCGGGTCGTGGCGGCGCAAGCCGAGCGCTGTGACAACCTGCGGACCATGGCAGCGCAGAGCCGCTATTTCTATGAAGAGTTCAGCGATTACGACGCCGTCTCTGCCGACAAGCAATTGACTGCGCAGACCCGCGCGGCACTGGCGGCGCTGCGCGAGCAATTGGCGGCGCTCGCCGATTGGAATGCGGTGGCAATTCACGGCGCTGTCGATGCGGTCTGCAAAGCGCTGAGTCTGGGCTTTGGCAAGGTTGCGCCGCCATTGCGCGTTGCGATCACCGGTTCGACGGCTTCGCCATCAATCGATATCACGGCAGAGTTGATCGGCAAGTCGCGGGTGTTGGCACGAATTGATCGTGCGTTGGCATTTATTGATGCGAAAGCGGCGTAA